One segment of Leptidea sinapis chromosome 33, ilLepSina1.1, whole genome shotgun sequence DNA contains the following:
- the LOC126974660 gene encoding putative fatty acyl-CoA reductase CG5065 isoform X1 codes for MAAGMGVPEYFAGKTVLVTGGTGFMGKVLLEKLLRCCSDVRRVYLLMRPKRGHSAAERLDDFLQCKVFEVLRASNPQCFSKLVVVPGDILQEDLGISEEHRRLLQEECNCVFHCAACVRFDMFIRDAINLNTVATMKVLKLVEGMKNLEVFEHVSTSYCRCELPILEEKVYPAPHRPHDVVATTRWMDDDLLRYMQPKLIDPQPNTYAYTKSLTEDLVSQYEGKFPIVIARPSIVMAAYKEPVPGWVDNMNGATGLLVGAGKGVIRTMHCNDSYQADIMPVDMAVNACIVLAYLTATDRPREIRVCNVTQSGINPLTWGRALDMGRVHVREFPFSICLWYPGGSPKSSRAHHLVAAFFTHVLPAYFVDLVMFLAGKKTFMVKIQKRVSYGLQVLQYYTTKEWHFRNEVYQALPTRLSARDRELFYTDHRMIEWSDYIRNYIKGAREFCCKEEPATLPAARRRHRQLFYLDLFVQTAVYSLIAYFIYYYIIRMLS; via the exons ATGGCAGCCGGCATGGGGGTGCCGGAGTACTTCGCCGGCAAGACGGTGCTGGTCACGGGCGGCACCGGCTTCATGGGCAAGGTGCTGCTGGAGAAACTGCTGCGCTGCTGCAGTGACGTGCGTCGCGTCTACTTGCTGATGCGGCCCAAGCGCGGACACAGCGCTGCCGAGCGTCTCGATGACTTCCTCCAGTGCAAG GTATTCGAGGTATTGCGAGCATCCAACCCACAGTGCTTCAGCAAGCTGGTGGTAGTCCCGGGAGACATCCTGCAAGAAGATCTGGGCATTTCAGAGGAGCACCGGCGTCTGTTGCAAGAAGAATGCAACTGCGTGTTCCACTGCGCCGCCTGTGTCAG ATTCGACATGTTTATCCGCGATGCGATCAATTTGAACACGGTTGCAACTATGAAGGTACTCAAGCTGGTGGAAGGAATGAAGAATCTAGAG GTGTTCGAGCACGTGTCGACGTCGTACTGCCGCTGTGAGCTGCCGATCCTCGAGGAGAAGGTGTACCCGGCGCCCCACCGGCCGCACGATGTGGTCGCCACCACGCGCTGGATGGACGATGACTTGCTGCGATACATGCAGCCCAA GTTGATAGATCCCCAGCCCAACACATACGCCTACACCAAGTCGCTGACGGAAGACCTGGTCTCACAGTACGAGGGGAAGTTCCCCATTGTCATCGCCAGACCCTCCATTG TGATGGCGGCGTACAAGGAGCCAGTGCCTGGGTGGGTGGACAATATGAACGGAGCAACGGGCCTGCTCGTGGGAGCGGGGAAAG GTGTGATCCGCACAATGCACTGCAACGATAGCTACCAGGCGGACATAATGCCAGTGGACATGGCCGTCAACGCCTGTATAGTGCTCGCCTACCTCACTGCCACCGACAG ACCACGAGAGATCCGCGTGTGCAACGTCACACAGTCTGGAATCAATCCGTTGACATGGGGGCGCGCGCTCGATATGG GTCGTGTGCACGTGCGAGAGTTTCCATTCTCCATCTGCCTGTGGTACCCCGGCGGGTCCCCCAAGAGCTCGCGAGCGCACCACCTCGTCGCCGCATTCTTTACCCACGTGCTGCCAGCCTACTTCGTGGACCTTGTCATGTTCCTAGCGGGCAAGAAGACTTT CATGGTGAAGATCCAGAAGCGAGTCAGCTACGGGCTGCAAGTGCTGCAGTACTACACCACCAAGGAGTGGCACTTCCGGAACGAGGTCTACCAGGCCCTACCCACCAGACTCTCCGCACGGGACAGGGAGCTGTTCTACACCGACCACAGG ATGATAGAGTGGAGCGACTACATCCGGAACTACATCAAGGGGGCGCGAGAGTTCTGCTGCAAGGAGGAGCCAGCCACGCTCCCCGCCGCACGCCGGAGACACCGACA ATTGTTCTACTTGGATTTGTTCGTACAGACGGCCGTTTATAGTTTAATCGCATACTTTATATACTACTATATAATTCGTATGTTGAGCTAA
- the LOC126974660 gene encoding putative fatty acyl-CoA reductase CG5065 isoform X2: MAAGMGVPEYFAGKTVLVTGGTGFMGKVLLEKLLRCCSDVRRVYLLMRPKRGHSAAERLDDFLQCKVFEVLRASNPQCFSKLVVVPGDILQEDLGISEEHRRLLQEECNCVFHCAACVRFDMFIRDAINLNTVATMKVLKLVEGMKNLEVFEHVSTSYCRCELPILEEKVYPAPHRPHDVVATTRWMDDDLLRYMQPKLIDPQPNTYAYTKSLTEDLVSQYEGKFPIVIARPSIVMAAYKEPVPGWVDNMNGATGLLVGAGKGVIRTMHCNDSYQADIMPVDMAVNACIVLAYLTATDRPREIRVCNVTQSGINPLTWGRALDMGRVHVREFPFSICLWYPGGSPKSSRAHHLVAAFFTHVLPAYFVDLVMFLAGKKTFMVKIQKRVSYGLQVLQYYTTKEWHFRNEVYQALPTRLSARDRELFYTDHRMIEWSDYIRNYIKGAREFCCKEEPATLPAARRRHRQ, translated from the exons ATGGCAGCCGGCATGGGGGTGCCGGAGTACTTCGCCGGCAAGACGGTGCTGGTCACGGGCGGCACCGGCTTCATGGGCAAGGTGCTGCTGGAGAAACTGCTGCGCTGCTGCAGTGACGTGCGTCGCGTCTACTTGCTGATGCGGCCCAAGCGCGGACACAGCGCTGCCGAGCGTCTCGATGACTTCCTCCAGTGCAAG GTATTCGAGGTATTGCGAGCATCCAACCCACAGTGCTTCAGCAAGCTGGTGGTAGTCCCGGGAGACATCCTGCAAGAAGATCTGGGCATTTCAGAGGAGCACCGGCGTCTGTTGCAAGAAGAATGCAACTGCGTGTTCCACTGCGCCGCCTGTGTCAG ATTCGACATGTTTATCCGCGATGCGATCAATTTGAACACGGTTGCAACTATGAAGGTACTCAAGCTGGTGGAAGGAATGAAGAATCTAGAG GTGTTCGAGCACGTGTCGACGTCGTACTGCCGCTGTGAGCTGCCGATCCTCGAGGAGAAGGTGTACCCGGCGCCCCACCGGCCGCACGATGTGGTCGCCACCACGCGCTGGATGGACGATGACTTGCTGCGATACATGCAGCCCAA GTTGATAGATCCCCAGCCCAACACATACGCCTACACCAAGTCGCTGACGGAAGACCTGGTCTCACAGTACGAGGGGAAGTTCCCCATTGTCATCGCCAGACCCTCCATTG TGATGGCGGCGTACAAGGAGCCAGTGCCTGGGTGGGTGGACAATATGAACGGAGCAACGGGCCTGCTCGTGGGAGCGGGGAAAG GTGTGATCCGCACAATGCACTGCAACGATAGCTACCAGGCGGACATAATGCCAGTGGACATGGCCGTCAACGCCTGTATAGTGCTCGCCTACCTCACTGCCACCGACAG ACCACGAGAGATCCGCGTGTGCAACGTCACACAGTCTGGAATCAATCCGTTGACATGGGGGCGCGCGCTCGATATGG GTCGTGTGCACGTGCGAGAGTTTCCATTCTCCATCTGCCTGTGGTACCCCGGCGGGTCCCCCAAGAGCTCGCGAGCGCACCACCTCGTCGCCGCATTCTTTACCCACGTGCTGCCAGCCTACTTCGTGGACCTTGTCATGTTCCTAGCGGGCAAGAAGACTTT CATGGTGAAGATCCAGAAGCGAGTCAGCTACGGGCTGCAAGTGCTGCAGTACTACACCACCAAGGAGTGGCACTTCCGGAACGAGGTCTACCAGGCCCTACCCACCAGACTCTCCGCACGGGACAGGGAGCTGTTCTACACCGACCACAGG ATGATAGAGTGGAGCGACTACATCCGGAACTACATCAAGGGGGCGCGAGAGTTCTGCTGCAAGGAGGAGCCAGCCACGCTCCCCGCCGCACGCCGGAGACACCGACAGTGA